From Xyrauchen texanus isolate HMW12.3.18 chromosome 9, RBS_HiC_50CHRs, whole genome shotgun sequence, the proteins below share one genomic window:
- the LOC127648844 gene encoding actin-binding protein IPP-like yields the protein MSSAGPSQSSPRHPAAGDEAGATSDRGSYSSDRHAGLLLAQMNKMRLCSDFCDVRLLVGGRVFGVHRLVLAASGPYFSALFSGAMSESHKEEVRITGVEADVFEKILEFIYTGSIDVTVDTVQELMVAADMLQLSEVVEICGEVLRVHMDPSNCVGIFQFLEQIACMDLLQFTEDYIHAHFLEVCSSEEYSGLAKDQLVKLLRSEELRIEDEYQVFTAAMDWLHHDVSHRKKHVVEVLEPVRFPLLSPQRLYKYIEGISDFSLRVALQTLLREYTEVNKSPKESKTLNPLQTAKTRPRRKARKYLYAIGGYIRLQGGRWSDSRALSCVERFDSFSQYWTTVSSLHQARSGLGVSVLEGMIYVVGGEKDSMIFDCTERYDPVTKQWAAVASLNYPRCGVGVCSCHGALYALGGWIGSEIGKTMERYDPAENKWEVIGSMAVPRYYFGCCELQGFIYVIGGISDEGTELRTAELYDPISRRWSALPIMVTRRAYVGVASLNNCIYAVGGWNEALGSLDTVEKYCLEEEKWVEVASMAVPRAGVTVAAVNGLLYAVGGRTSSRDFSAPVTVDSVEIYDPHLDTWTEIGNMITSRCDGGVAVL from the exons ATGTCCTCTGCTGGTCCATCACAGTCGTCCCCTCGACATCCTGCGGCAGGGGATGAAGCCGGTGCGACGAGTGATCGTGGGAGTTACTCGTCAGACAGACACGCTGGTCTGCTGCTGGCACAGATGAACAAGATGCGTCTTTGCTCAGACTTCTGTGATGTTAGGCTGCTGGTGGGCGGGCGAGTTTTCGGCGTCCACAGGCTGGTGCTGGCTGCCAGCGGCCCTTATTTCTCTGCTCTGTTCTCTGGAGCAATGAGCGAATCCCACAAGGAGGAGGTTCGGATCACTGgagttgaagctgatgtgtttgaGAAGATTCTGGAGTTTATTTACACTG GCTCTATTGATGTGACAGTGGACACTGTGCAGGAGCTGATGGTGGCTGCAGACATGCTGCAGTTGAGTGAGGTGGTGGAGATATGTGGTGAAGTCCTCCGAGTGCACATGGACCCCTCAAACTGTGTGGGGATCTTTCAGTTCCTGGAGCAGATCGCCTGTATGGACCTCCTGCAGTTCACTGAAGACTACATCCATGCTCACTTTTTAGAG GTTTGCTCATCAGAGGAGTACTCGGGCTTGGCTAAAGATCAGTTGGTGAAGCTGCTGCGCAGTGAGGAGCTCAGGATCGAGGATGAGTATCAGGTGTTCACCGCTGCCATGGACTGGCTGCATCATGACGTGTCTCACAGGAAGAAGCATGTGGTGGAGGTCCTGGAGCCTGTGCGCTTCCCCCTGCTGTCACCACAGAGACTCTATAAGTATATAGAGG GTATTTCTGACTTCAGTTTGCGAGTTGCATTGCAAACCCTGTTGAGAGAGTACACAGAAGTCAACAAGTCCCCGAAAGAGAGCAAAACACTCAATCCTCTGCAGACCGCCAAAACCCGACCCAGGAGAAAAGCCCGCAAGTACCTCTATGCCATTG GTGGTTACATTCGTTTGCAGGGGGGTCGCTGGAGTGACAGTCGGGCGTTGAGCTGTGTCGAGCGCTTTGATTCGTTCAGTCAGTATTGGACAACGGTGTCATCTCTGCATCAGGCCCGCAGTGGTCTTGGAGTGTCAGTACTGGAGGGCATGATCTATGTAGTGGGGG GAGAGAAAGACTCCATGATCTTTGATTGTACGGAGCGCTATGATCCAGTGACTAAGCAGTGGGCGGCAGTGGCATCTCTGAACTATCCACGCTGTGGAGTAGGAGTCTGTTCCTGTCATGGAGCTCTTTACGCACTTG GTGGCTGGATTGGCTCAGAAATCGGGAAGACCATGGAGCGATATGACCCAGCAGAAAATAAATGGGAGGTTATTGGGAGTATGGCTGTGCCTCGATATTACTTTGGCTGCTGTGAGCTCCAAG GCTTCATCTATGTCATTGGTGGCATCAGTGATGAAGGCACAGAGCTGCGTACAGCTGAATTGTATGACCCCATCTCCCGGCGCTGGAGTGCCCTGCCTATCATGGTGACTCGGAGGGCGTATGTGGGTGTAGCTAGTCTCAATAACTGCATCTACGCTGTAGGAGGCTGGAATGAGGCGCTGGGCTCACTGGACACTGTGGAAAAGTACTGCCTGGAGGAG GAGAAGTGGGTGGAGGTGGCGTCAATGGCGGTCCCGCGTGCTGGTGTAACAGTTGCAGCTGTTAATGGTCTTTTGTATGCGGTGGGTGGTCGGACCTCTAGCCGAGACTTTTCAGCACCGGTCACTGTGGACTCAGTCGAAATCTATGACCCTCACTTGGACACATGGACTGAAATTGGTAACATGATCACCAGCCGTTGTGATGGTGGTGTGGCTGTGCTTTGA